A DNA window from Streptomyces sp. 71268 contains the following coding sequences:
- a CDS encoding iron chelate uptake ABC transporter family permease subunit, protein MSAVETGPAGGGRTVPAGARPGVRPAGYALVRAGRGAFLLHRRATVVAGVLAVLLAAVCVLYLSVGESFVPPGEVVRVLAGQPSPDRLVVETLRLPRMTLGLLVGAAFGVAGALIQTVARNPLASPDIIGVTQGASALTVGAMTYGVTSYAVLPYLSIAGGIAAAALVYVFAWRGGLHAARFVLIGIGFAIALRSITQLFLTKGDYLVAQQAQVWMTGSLNGRGWDEANPLTLALLVLLPCMMWAARAQRSVALDDDTATALGVRLGRVRLGLVLLGVVLAALATGAAGPVDFVALLAPQIARRMTRTAQIPLLCSALMGAFIVVTADLLARKLFAPTELPVGVLTAAIGAPYLIWLIIRSRTGGKA, encoded by the coding sequence ATGAGCGCCGTCGAGACCGGCCCGGCGGGCGGCGGCCGTACGGTGCCCGCGGGCGCGCGCCCGGGCGTGCGGCCGGCCGGGTACGCGCTGGTGCGCGCCGGTCGCGGGGCCTTCCTGCTGCACCGGCGGGCCACCGTCGTCGCCGGCGTGCTGGCCGTGCTGCTGGCCGCCGTCTGCGTGCTGTACCTCTCGGTCGGTGAGAGCTTCGTGCCGCCCGGCGAGGTGGTGCGGGTGCTCGCGGGCCAGCCCTCGCCCGACCGGCTCGTCGTGGAGACCCTGCGGCTGCCTCGGATGACGCTCGGCCTGCTGGTCGGCGCGGCCTTCGGGGTGGCCGGCGCGCTGATCCAGACCGTCGCCCGCAACCCGCTGGCCAGCCCCGACATCATCGGCGTCACACAGGGCGCGAGCGCGCTGACGGTGGGCGCGATGACGTACGGCGTCACCTCGTACGCCGTCCTCCCCTATCTCTCCATCGCCGGCGGCATCGCCGCCGCCGCGCTCGTCTACGTCTTCGCCTGGCGCGGCGGGCTGCACGCGGCGCGCTTCGTGCTCATCGGCATCGGCTTCGCGATCGCGCTGCGATCGATCACGCAGCTCTTTCTGACCAAGGGCGACTACCTGGTCGCCCAGCAGGCCCAGGTCTGGATGACCGGCTCGCTCAACGGGCGCGGATGGGACGAGGCCAACCCGCTGACGCTGGCCCTGCTCGTGCTGCTGCCGTGCATGATGTGGGCCGCGCGGGCGCAGCGTTCGGTGGCGTTGGACGACGACACGGCCACCGCGCTCGGCGTACGGCTCGGCCGGGTACGGCTCGGGCTCGTGCTGCTCGGCGTGGTGCTCGCGGCGCTGGCGACCGGGGCCGCGGGCCCGGTGGACTTCGTCGCGCTGCTGGCCCCGCAGATCGCCCGCCGGATGACCCGCACCGCGCAGATCCCGCTGCTGTGCTCGGCCCTGATGGGCGCGTTCATCGTGGTCACGGCCGACCTGCTGGCCCGGAAGCTGTTCGCGCCGACGGAGCTGCCGGTCGGCGTGCTGACCGCGGCCATCGGCGCCCCGTACCTGATCTGGCTGATCATCCGCAGCCGCACCGGAGGCAAGGCATGA
- a CDS encoding TetR/AcrR family transcriptional regulator, with translation MNAQPAEPTRATPARPTPDPVVSPSALRREPRQRRSREKVDRIMDAAVGLVVREGYAAATTTRIAEAAGVGLATLYGFFTDRRAVFRAASARNLDAFLGRLDQLLARAGFTHWSEAATAGFDEYVRMSRADVGFRMVLFGDVADDRLLAEGRRNDEVVADRLAELIGTRFGVVVDDRLRTALLTAVAAGDALVKLAFECDPEQGDPAVLAEARRVVQGIFERGGPREYGGSPESGGSVALPAPPVDRGSSTAAALPGAREGETGSESAGSAAAECRTGEGPAVA, from the coding sequence ATGAACGCTCAGCCAGCGGAGCCCACGCGAGCCACCCCGGCCCGCCCGACGCCCGACCCCGTGGTCTCCCCGAGCGCGCTGCGCCGCGAGCCCCGGCAGCGGCGCAGCCGCGAGAAGGTGGACCGCATCATGGACGCCGCCGTGGGACTGGTGGTGCGCGAGGGGTACGCGGCGGCCACCACCACCCGCATCGCCGAGGCCGCCGGCGTCGGTCTGGCCACGCTGTACGGCTTCTTCACCGACCGCAGGGCGGTCTTCCGGGCCGCGTCCGCCCGCAACCTGGACGCCTTCCTGGGCCGGCTCGACCAACTGCTCGCGCGGGCCGGTTTCACGCACTGGTCGGAGGCGGCGACGGCCGGTTTCGACGAGTACGTCCGGATGTCGCGGGCCGACGTGGGCTTTCGGATGGTGCTCTTCGGGGACGTGGCCGACGACCGGCTGCTGGCCGAGGGGCGGCGCAACGACGAGGTGGTGGCCGACCGGCTGGCCGAGCTGATCGGCACGCGGTTCGGCGTCGTGGTGGACGACCGGCTGCGGACCGCGCTGCTGACGGCCGTCGCCGCCGGGGACGCGCTGGTCAAGCTCGCCTTCGAGTGCGACCCGGAGCAGGGCGACCCGGCCGTGCTGGCCGAGGCGCGACGCGTCGTACAGGGGATCTTCGAGCGCGGCGGGCCACGGGAGTACGGCGGGTCACCGGAGAGCGGCGGGTCGGTCGCGCTGCCGGCGCCTCCGGTCGACCGGGGGTCCTCGACCGCCGCCGCGCTGCCGGGCGCCCGGGAAGGCGAAACGGGCTCGGAAAGCGCGGGTTCCGCTGCCGCCGAATGCCGTACGGGCGAGGGCCCAGCGGTGGCGTAA
- a CDS encoding helix-turn-helix transcriptional regulator — MSTSFELGMGDRLARLRIRRSLTQERLAERAGASVDVIRKLEQGRRRTARLATINSLARALDTEPSYLVGQPSTFENPDPHAELPSVLALRRAISPVYDLFDGENDPEDPPSIAALRASLHSTDGIRREGRLGEIGALLPQLIHDARAAAHASSGADAAAAHSVLAVAYQVAATTLAALGKEDAAFTAIERSMQSVRQSDDPHLETLALSTLSWVFTKQGRLADAEAVALKRAAAIEPNFRSAPKELALWGVLILRAATAVVRQERRDDVTDLLNMASAAAARIGTDQLVYATPFGPTNAGVAKVNFLVEMEKAPEAIQAARTVPDIDSLPPTWRARFYVDLALAHAELHQDASSARALLTAEQAAPEWMRYHATTRRLTGELRERSTRRDAPVVGLAARLGVDG; from the coding sequence ATGAGCACTTCATTCGAGTTGGGGATGGGCGACCGGCTGGCCCGGTTGCGGATTCGGCGCAGTCTTACGCAGGAGCGCCTGGCCGAACGGGCTGGGGCCTCCGTTGACGTGATTCGCAAACTGGAACAGGGGCGACGTCGGACGGCCCGGTTGGCCACGATCAATTCCCTCGCCCGGGCACTGGATACCGAGCCGAGCTACCTCGTGGGCCAGCCTTCCACCTTCGAGAATCCGGACCCCCACGCGGAACTACCCTCCGTGTTGGCCCTCCGGCGAGCCATTTCGCCGGTGTACGACCTGTTCGACGGCGAGAACGACCCGGAAGATCCGCCCAGCATCGCCGCGTTGCGCGCCTCCCTCCATTCCACTGACGGCATTCGACGGGAGGGGCGTCTCGGGGAAATCGGGGCGCTACTCCCCCAGTTGATCCACGACGCCCGGGCGGCGGCCCACGCTTCCTCCGGAGCCGATGCGGCGGCAGCGCATTCCGTACTGGCCGTCGCCTATCAGGTGGCGGCGACAACGCTGGCCGCGCTGGGCAAGGAAGACGCGGCCTTCACGGCCATAGAGCGGTCGATGCAGTCGGTTCGGCAGAGCGACGATCCGCATCTCGAAACCCTCGCGTTGTCCACGCTGTCCTGGGTCTTCACCAAGCAGGGGCGCCTCGCGGACGCCGAGGCGGTGGCCTTGAAGCGGGCCGCCGCCATCGAGCCGAATTTCCGGTCCGCGCCGAAGGAACTCGCTCTGTGGGGCGTACTCATCCTCCGCGCGGCAACCGCCGTCGTACGGCAGGAACGTCGCGACGACGTAACGGACCTGCTCAACATGGCCTCGGCCGCCGCCGCCCGCATCGGAACGGACCAACTGGTCTACGCGACGCCGTTCGGTCCGACGAACGCCGGGGTGGCCAAGGTCAATTTCCTGGTGGAAATGGAAAAGGCCCCCGAGGCCATCCAGGCCGCCCGTACCGTTCCCGATATTGATTCCCTACCCCCTACCTGGCGGGCCAGGTTCTACGTTGATCTCGCCCTCGCACACGCGGAACTCCACCAGGACGCCTCGTCGGCCAGGGCGCTACTCACGGCAGAGCAGGCCGCCCCGGAATGGATGCGCTACCACGCGACAACGCGCCGGCTCACCGGCGAACTCCGCGAGCGCTCCACGCGCCGTGACGCTCCGGTTGTCGGGCTGGCCGCCCGGCTGGGCGTCGACGGGTAG
- a CDS encoding iron-siderophore ABC transporter substrate-binding protein, whose amino-acid sequence MTHLPYRRTLGVVSLALVTTVGLTACSADSDDSSDGKKRTVKTAMGDVKVPESPKRVVVLDTAELDSAITLGVKPVGATRADVASGFLNYLPKEKVQGIKDVGTIAAPNLETIASLDPDLILTNKDRDATRYKELSAIAPTVMTETTGYPWKENFQVHAAALGKTAEAKKVAADYTAHAGRVTDAVGGPAKVKQTEVNVVRFIEGADIRIYGKKNYIATILADAGLGRPAVADKAKDGFSYDVSPEQIDKADADVVFTSTYGDPKKSGETKTTASGLWKNMGAVKNGKVYTVDDQLWIQGIGYTAANKILDEMQGHLTKK is encoded by the coding sequence ATGACCCACCTCCCGTACCGCCGCACGCTCGGCGTCGTCTCGCTCGCCCTGGTCACCACCGTGGGTCTGACCGCGTGCAGTGCGGACTCCGACGACTCGTCGGACGGCAAGAAGCGCACGGTGAAGACGGCCATGGGTGACGTGAAGGTGCCGGAGTCCCCGAAGCGCGTCGTGGTCCTCGACACCGCCGAGCTGGACTCCGCGATCACCCTGGGCGTCAAGCCGGTCGGCGCCACGCGCGCCGACGTGGCCTCGGGCTTCCTCAACTACCTGCCGAAGGAGAAGGTCCAGGGCATCAAGGACGTCGGCACCATCGCCGCGCCGAACCTGGAGACCATCGCCAGCCTCGACCCGGACCTGATCCTCACCAACAAGGACCGCGACGCGACGCGTTACAAGGAACTCAGCGCCATCGCGCCCACGGTGATGACGGAGACCACCGGCTACCCCTGGAAGGAGAACTTCCAGGTGCACGCCGCCGCGCTCGGCAAGACCGCCGAGGCCAAGAAGGTCGCGGCGGACTACACCGCCCACGCCGGCCGCGTCACCGACGCCGTCGGCGGCCCGGCCAAGGTCAAGCAGACCGAGGTCAACGTCGTCCGCTTCATCGAGGGCGCCGACATCCGGATCTACGGCAAGAAGAACTACATCGCGACCATCCTCGCCGACGCCGGCCTCGGCCGCCCCGCCGTCGCCGACAAGGCCAAGGACGGCTTCTCGTACGACGTGAGCCCCGAGCAGATCGACAAGGCGGACGCGGACGTCGTCTTCACCTCCACCTACGGCGACCCGAAGAAGTCCGGCGAGACGAAGACGACCGCCAGCGGCCTGTGGAAGAACATGGGCGCCGTCAAGAACGGCAAGGTCTACACGGTGGACGACCAGCTCTGGATCCAGGGCATCGGCTACACCGCCGCCAACAAGATCCTCGACGAGATGCAGGGTCACCTGACGAAGAAGTGA
- a CDS encoding cold-shock protein: MPTGKVKWFNSEKGFGFLSRDDGDDVFVHSSVLPEGVEALKPGQRVEFGVVAGNRGDQALSVTLLDPTPSVAAAQRRKPDELASIVQDLTTLLENVTQQLERGRYPDKAHGAKIAGMLRAVADQLDV, translated from the coding sequence GTGCCTACCGGCAAGGTCAAATGGTTCAACAGTGAGAAGGGCTTCGGCTTTCTCTCCCGCGACGACGGCGATGACGTCTTCGTCCACTCGTCGGTGCTCCCCGAAGGCGTCGAAGCGCTCAAGCCAGGCCAGCGCGTGGAGTTCGGGGTCGTCGCGGGGAACCGCGGTGACCAGGCGCTTTCGGTGACTCTGCTCGACCCGACCCCGTCGGTCGCGGCGGCCCAGCGGCGCAAGCCCGACGAGCTGGCCTCGATCGTGCAGGACCTGACCACGCTCCTGGAGAACGTGACCCAGCAGCTCGAACGGGGCCGCTACCCCGACAAGGCCCACGGCGCCAAGATCGCGGGCATGCTGCGCGCGGTGGCGGACCAGCTCGACGTGTAA
- a CDS encoding ABC transporter ATP-binding protein, which yields MTKPASANAAAPAGDAGATGKAGDTGDTPAAASARAEAGRPESRLAARGLTLAYDDRVVVEGLDLAVPQGAVTVIVGPNACGKSTLLRALGRLLKPRHGAVLLDGTELDRIPTKKIAQSVGLLPQTPVAPEAITVADLVSRGRQPHQSWWRQWSETDERAVTDAMARTDVSALADRPVDELSGGQRQRVWIAMALAQETDLLLLDEPTTYLDIAHQVEVLDLVRQLNHERGRTVVAVLHDLNQAARYADHLVAMKAGRIVAQGSPAETVTADLVREVFGLDSVVVPDPVTGSPLVVPGTPWRPTDPARDAPDPA from the coding sequence ATGACGAAACCCGCATCCGCGAACGCCGCCGCCCCGGCCGGGGACGCTGGAGCCACCGGGAAAGCCGGGGACACCGGGGACACCCCGGCCGCCGCCTCGGCCCGGGCGGAGGCCGGGCGGCCGGAGAGCCGGCTCGCCGCGCGCGGGCTGACCCTCGCCTACGACGACCGGGTGGTCGTGGAGGGCCTCGACCTGGCCGTCCCGCAGGGCGCGGTCACCGTCATCGTCGGGCCCAACGCCTGCGGCAAGTCCACGCTGCTGCGCGCGCTCGGCCGGCTGCTGAAGCCGCGGCACGGCGCCGTCCTGCTCGACGGCACCGAACTCGACCGCATCCCGACGAAGAAGATCGCCCAGTCCGTCGGCCTGCTGCCGCAGACGCCGGTGGCGCCCGAGGCGATCACCGTCGCGGACCTGGTCTCGCGGGGCCGCCAGCCGCACCAGAGCTGGTGGCGCCAGTGGTCGGAGACGGACGAGCGGGCCGTGACGGACGCGATGGCCCGCACGGACGTCTCGGCCCTCGCCGACCGGCCGGTGGACGAGCTGTCCGGCGGCCAGCGGCAGCGGGTGTGGATCGCCATGGCACTGGCCCAGGAGACGGACCTGCTGCTGCTCGACGAGCCGACGACCTACCTCGACATCGCGCACCAGGTCGAGGTGTTGGACCTGGTCCGGCAGCTCAACCACGAGCGGGGCCGCACGGTCGTGGCGGTGCTGCACGACCTCAACCAGGCCGCGCGGTACGCGGACCACCTGGTGGCGATGAAGGCCGGCAGGATCGTCGCGCAGGGCAGCCCCGCCGAGACGGTCACCGCCGACCTGGTGCGCGAGGTCTTCGGGCTCGACTCGGTCGTCGTCCCGGACCCGGTCACCGGCAGCCCGCTCGTCGTCCCCGGCACCCCCTGGCGGCCCACCGACCCGGCGCGGGACGCCCCCGACCCGGCATGA
- a CDS encoding neutral/alkaline ceramidase, whose product MSLRTLCPSRGLGDRAPLTIRTPRRSRGLRRRARPAAARAALGALLAAVLAAGLAAPGPAAADPAPDSPGGASTEGGGYRVGVGIADVTGEAAEVGMMGYARLDQRTSGIHTRQWARAFVLEQPEGGRTAFVSTDVGMIMQGVHQEVLRRLAERLGQRYTESNVVLSATHTHAGPGGHGHDVLYNLTTLGHQKKTYEAIVSGIVAAVVAADADRAPGTVKIATGELKGANVNRSSAAFRRNPAAERARFPGEVDTRMTVLRFERAGRPVGMLSWFPTHATSMTPKNTLISADNKGYASYRVEHDAFGVDAADRGRFVAAFAQTNAGDMSPNLRDGGAHGPTDDEFENTRIIGERQAAKALELFNGATEELRGPIDHRQRYVDFSTVDVAGRYTPDGQPHRTCQAALGQAFTAGAEDGPGPDLVDEGELRANPLVVGLGAVLNPAPPGLRRCQAPKPVFLATGAQRPAWTPQVLPVQIVRVGQLTLTAAPAEFTIAAGHRVTDTVAAELGDSSRHTVFAGYSNAYSQYVTTSQEYDAQHYEGASTHFGRYTLPAYQQEFARLAQALRTGEPTPSQTRPAWRGDHQLSLNPGPVLDAPPAGREFGDVRDQPAADGYRRGERASATFFTGHPANNLRTGSTFLEVQRRDPDAPGGWRTVATDDDWSTTYRWQRAYLAVSTATLTWDIPREAEPGTYRLVHHGDARALSGGISPFTGASRPFTVH is encoded by the coding sequence ATGTCGTTACGCACGTTGTGTCCGTCGCGCGGTCTCGGTGATCGCGCCCCCCTGACCATCCGTACGCCCCGCCGTAGCCGCGGGCTCCGGCGCCGGGCCCGGCCCGCCGCCGCGCGGGCGGCGCTCGGCGCGCTGCTCGCCGCGGTGTTGGCCGCCGGCCTCGCCGCGCCGGGGCCCGCGGCGGCCGACCCGGCCCCCGACTCCCCCGGCGGGGCCTCCACCGAGGGCGGCGGCTACCGGGTCGGGGTGGGCATCGCCGACGTCACCGGGGAGGCCGCCGAGGTCGGCATGATGGGGTACGCCCGGCTCGACCAGCGGACCTCCGGCATCCACACCCGGCAGTGGGCGCGCGCCTTCGTGCTGGAGCAACCGGAAGGCGGGCGCACGGCGTTCGTCAGCACCGACGTCGGAATGATCATGCAGGGCGTGCACCAGGAGGTGTTGCGCCGGCTCGCCGAGCGCCTCGGTCAGCGCTACACCGAGAGCAACGTCGTCCTCTCCGCCACCCACACCCACGCCGGCCCCGGCGGCCACGGGCACGACGTGCTCTACAACCTCACCACGCTCGGGCACCAGAAGAAGACGTACGAGGCGATCGTCTCCGGCATCGTGGCGGCCGTCGTCGCCGCCGACGCGGACCGCGCCCCCGGCACCGTGAAGATCGCCACCGGCGAGTTGAAGGGCGCGAACGTCAACCGGTCGTCGGCGGCCTTCCGCCGCAACCCGGCCGCCGAGCGGGCCCGCTTCCCGGGCGAGGTGGACACCCGGATGACCGTGCTCCGCTTCGAGCGGGCGGGCCGGCCGGTGGGCATGCTGAGCTGGTTCCCCACCCACGCCACCTCCATGACCCCGAAGAACACGCTGATCAGCGCCGACAACAAGGGGTACGCCAGCTACCGGGTCGAGCACGACGCCTTCGGCGTGGACGCGGCAGACCGTGGCCGGTTCGTCGCCGCGTTCGCGCAGACCAACGCCGGCGACATGTCACCCAACCTGCGCGACGGCGGCGCCCACGGCCCCACCGACGACGAGTTCGAGAACACCAGGATCATCGGGGAGCGACAGGCCGCCAAGGCGCTCGAACTCTTCAACGGCGCCACGGAGGAGCTGCGCGGCCCCATCGACCACCGGCAGCGCTACGTCGACTTCTCCACCGTGGACGTGGCCGGCCGCTACACCCCCGACGGCCAGCCGCACCGCACCTGCCAGGCCGCCCTCGGGCAGGCGTTCACCGCCGGCGCCGAGGACGGCCCCGGACCCGACCTGGTGGACGAGGGAGAGTTGCGGGCCAACCCGCTGGTGGTCGGCCTCGGCGCGGTGCTCAACCCGGCGCCGCCCGGACTGCGCCGCTGCCAGGCCCCGAAGCCGGTCTTCCTGGCCACCGGCGCGCAGCGGCCGGCCTGGACCCCGCAGGTCCTGCCGGTGCAGATCGTGCGCGTCGGGCAGCTCACCCTGACCGCGGCCCCGGCCGAGTTCACCATCGCGGCCGGCCACCGGGTCACCGACACGGTCGCGGCCGAACTCGGCGACTCTTCGCGGCACACCGTGTTCGCCGGCTACTCCAACGCGTACAGCCAGTACGTCACCACGTCGCAGGAGTACGACGCCCAGCACTACGAGGGGGCCTCGACCCACTTCGGCCGCTACACCCTCCCCGCCTACCAGCAGGAGTTCGCGCGCCTCGCCCAGGCGCTGCGCACCGGCGAGCCGACGCCGAGCCAGACCCGGCCGGCCTGGCGCGGCGACCACCAACTGAGCCTGAACCCCGGGCCCGTCCTCGACGCGCCCCCCGCGGGCCGGGAGTTCGGGGACGTACGCGACCAGCCGGCGGCGGACGGCTACCGGCGCGGCGAGCGCGCCAGCGCCACCTTCTTCACCGGCCACCCCGCCAACAACCTACGCACCGGCTCCACCTTCCTGGAGGTGCAGCGCCGCGACCCCGACGCGCCGGGCGGCTGGCGCACGGTGGCCACGGACGACGACTGGTCCACCACCTACCGCTGGCAGCGCGCCTATCTGGCGGTCTCCACGGCCACGCTGACCTGGGACATCCCACGCGAGGCCGAGCCGGGCACGTACCGCCTCGTCCACCACGGCGACGCCCGCGCGCTGTCCGGCGGGATCAGCCCCTTCACCGGCGCGAGCCGCCCCTTCACCGTCCACTGA
- a CDS encoding 1,4-dihydroxy-6-naphthoate synthase produces the protein MTESAELSDPAPGAGGSDDRPLRIAYSPCPNDTFVFDAWAHGRVPGAPALDVTFADIDVTNGMAERGELDVLKVSYAVLPWVLDEYALLPCGGALGRGCGPLVLTSGPADAADLAGRTVAVPSERSTAYLLFRLWAATEVPGGVGEVKVLPFHEIMPAVRAGTVDAGLVIHEARFTYQDHGLHCLADMGEHWEATTGLPIPLGAIIARRALGAERLRELADAARASVRMAWDDPLASRPYVLEHAQEMDPAVADQHIGLYVNEFTADLGEDGYAAVRGLLTRAAAEGLVPALPPGALDFV, from the coding sequence ATGACCGAAAGCGCCGAACTCTCCGACCCGGCACCCGGCGCCGGCGGAAGCGACGACCGCCCGCTGCGCATCGCCTATTCGCCGTGTCCGAACGACACGTTCGTCTTCGACGCCTGGGCCCACGGCCGCGTCCCGGGGGCGCCCGCGCTCGACGTGACCTTCGCCGACATCGACGTCACCAACGGCATGGCCGAGCGCGGCGAGTTGGACGTGCTGAAGGTGTCGTACGCCGTGCTGCCCTGGGTCCTCGACGAGTACGCGCTGCTGCCCTGCGGCGGGGCGCTCGGCCGGGGCTGCGGGCCGCTGGTGCTCACCTCGGGCCCGGCGGACGCCGCCGACCTGGCGGGCCGCACGGTCGCGGTGCCCAGCGAGCGGTCGACGGCGTACCTGCTGTTCCGGCTGTGGGCCGCGACCGAGGTGCCGGGCGGCGTCGGCGAGGTGAAGGTGCTGCCCTTCCACGAGATCATGCCGGCCGTGCGGGCCGGCACGGTGGACGCGGGCCTGGTCATCCACGAGGCGCGCTTCACCTACCAGGACCACGGGCTGCATTGCCTGGCCGACATGGGCGAGCACTGGGAGGCGACCACCGGGCTGCCCATCCCGCTCGGCGCGATCATCGCCCGGCGCGCGCTGGGCGCTGAGCGGCTGCGCGAGCTGGCGGACGCGGCGCGCGCCTCGGTGCGCATGGCCTGGGACGACCCGCTGGCCTCGCGCCCGTACGTCCTTGAGCACGCGCAGGAGATGGACCCGGCCGTGGCCGACCAGCACATCGGCCTGTACGTCAACGAGTTCACGGCCGACCTCGGCGAGGACGGCTACGCCGCCGTGCGCGGCCTGCTCACCCGCGCCGCGGCCGAGGGCCTGGTACCCGCCCTGCCCCCGGGCGCGCTCGACTTCGTCTGA
- a CDS encoding 4a-hydroxytetrahydrobiopterin dehydratase, whose translation MAERDPLTAEEVKENLADWAGWSGDTSRISKTYQLDYYTSIEVINEVAEAAQRLQHHPDIDIRWERLHFSMTTYTAGGVVTPLDFKLVADIERIAAAHGATTAA comes from the coding sequence ATGGCCGAGCGTGACCCCCTGACGGCGGAAGAGGTCAAGGAGAACCTGGCGGACTGGGCGGGATGGTCCGGCGATACGAGCCGCATCTCGAAGACCTACCAACTGGACTACTACACAAGTATCGAGGTCATCAACGAGGTAGCGGAAGCCGCCCAGCGGCTCCAGCACCATCCGGACATCGACATTCGGTGGGAGCGGCTGCATTTCAGCATGACCACGTACACCGCTGGCGGTGTGGTGACGCCGTTGGACTTCAAGCTTGTCGCGGATATCGAGCGGATCGCCGCAGCACACGGCGCGACCACGGCGGCGTAA
- a CDS encoding iron ABC transporter permease, whose product MSAVPTSSARTSLVSRRIGWTAIAVLALLLAMLLSLAIGSRQIAPSAVFDALLHGGGSDAAEVVRSMRLPRTVVGVMVGAALAMAGTVMQGITRNPIADPGILGISQGASVAVVLAIAYASVHTLTGYVWFAFAGAGVAAVLVYAIAARGRGGATPVKLALAGAAINALLVSVTMAVLTTKAAALDEFRFWQVGSLSGRDAEVAAQIWPFLLVGVVLVASVARGLDALALGEDVARGLGQNVATVRIVGGLGAAVLTGVGVAAAGPIAFVGLAVPHIARAVVGTDHRWVLPMAALIGPVMLLVSDTVGRIIFPPSEVPAGVMTSLIGVPFLVALVRRKAVAA is encoded by the coding sequence ATGTCAGCCGTCCCGACCAGCAGCGCCAGGACCTCCCTGGTCAGCCGCCGCATCGGCTGGACGGCGATCGCCGTGTTGGCCCTGCTGCTCGCCATGCTGCTCAGCCTCGCGATCGGCAGCCGCCAGATCGCGCCGTCCGCGGTCTTCGACGCGCTGCTGCACGGCGGCGGCAGCGACGCGGCCGAGGTGGTCCGCTCCATGCGCCTGCCCCGCACGGTGGTGGGGGTGATGGTGGGGGCCGCGCTGGCCATGGCGGGCACGGTGATGCAGGGCATCACCCGCAACCCCATCGCCGACCCCGGCATCCTCGGCATCAGCCAGGGCGCGTCGGTGGCGGTGGTGCTCGCCATCGCGTACGCCTCGGTGCACACGCTGACCGGATACGTGTGGTTCGCCTTCGCCGGCGCGGGGGTCGCGGCCGTGCTCGTGTACGCCATCGCCGCGCGCGGGCGCGGCGGCGCGACCCCGGTGAAGCTGGCGCTCGCGGGCGCCGCCATCAACGCGCTGCTGGTCTCGGTGACCATGGCGGTGCTCACCACCAAGGCCGCGGCGCTGGACGAGTTCCGCTTCTGGCAGGTCGGCTCGCTCTCCGGCCGGGACGCCGAAGTGGCCGCCCAGATATGGCCGTTTCTGCTGGTGGGCGTGGTGCTGGTGGCCTCGGTCGCGCGCGGGCTCGACGCCCTGGCGCTCGGCGAGGACGTCGCCAGGGGGCTCGGCCAGAACGTCGCCACCGTACGGATCGTCGGCGGTCTCGGCGCTGCGGTGCTCACCGGGGTGGGCGTCGCGGCGGCGGGGCCGATCGCGTTCGTGGGCCTGGCCGTGCCGCACATCGCCCGCGCCGTCGTCGGCACCGACCACCGCTGGGTGCTGCCGATGGCCGCCCTCATCGGCCCGGTCATGCTGCTGGTCTCGGACACCGTGGGCCGGATCATCTTCCCGCCGAGCGAGGTGCCGGCCGGCGTGATGACCTCCCTGATCGGCGTGCCGTTCCTGGTGGCGCTCGTACGTCGAAAGGCGGTGGCCGCGTGA
- a CDS encoding HAD hydrolase-like protein: MTLIDSRPGIKAAYQALAEETGTFIDADLAITRLGPPLEQELAHWFPDDQIQPVGDRYRALYPTHAIAPTPALPGAREAIAAVREYGAGGAGPEADGAGVGEAGAGGGAGRAGAARGRAIVVTAKHEPNAKLHLAHLGIEPDAVIGWLWAEAKAEALREYGASVYVGDHVGDVRGARTAGALAVAVATGPCDADELRAAGADVVLADLTEFPAWWRSYVNELA; encoded by the coding sequence ATGACCCTGATCGACTCGCGACCTGGCATCAAGGCCGCGTACCAGGCACTCGCGGAGGAGACCGGCACCTTCATCGACGCGGACCTCGCCATCACCCGACTCGGCCCGCCGCTCGAACAGGAGCTGGCGCACTGGTTCCCCGACGACCAGATCCAGCCAGTCGGTGATCGCTATCGCGCGCTGTACCCCACCCACGCCATCGCCCCCACCCCGGCGCTGCCGGGCGCCCGCGAGGCCATCGCCGCGGTACGGGAGTACGGGGCGGGCGGCGCGGGGCCGGAGGCCGACGGGGCGGGCGTCGGCGAGGCGGGCGCGGGCGGCGGCGCCGGGCGGGCGGGCGCGGCCCGTGGCCGGGCGATCGTCGTCACGGCCAAGCACGAGCCCAACGCCAAGCTGCACCTGGCCCACCTCGGGATCGAGCCCGACGCCGTCATCGGCTGGCTGTGGGCCGAGGCCAAGGCGGAGGCGCTGCGCGAGTACGGGGCCAGCGTGTACGTCGGCGACCACGTCGGGGACGTGCGCGGCGCCCGCACCGCGGGGGCGCTCGCGGTGGCGGTGGCGACCGGTCCGTGCGACGCGGACGAGCTGCGCGCGGCCGGGGCCGACGTCGTCCTCGCCGACCTCACGGAGTTCCCCGCCTGGTGGCGCTCGTACGTGAACGAGCTGGCCTGA